In the Microtus pennsylvanicus isolate mMicPen1 chromosome 6, mMicPen1.hap1, whole genome shotgun sequence genome, one interval contains:
- the Cfap20 gene encoding cilia- and flagella-associated protein 20 has translation MFKNTFQSGFLSILYSIGSKPLQIWDKKVRNGHIKRITDNDIQSLVLEIEGTNVSTTYITCPADPKKTLGIKLPFLVMIIKNLKKYFTFEVQVLDDKNVRRRFRASNYQSTTRVKPFICTMPMRLDDGWNQIQFNLSDFTRRAYGTNYIETLRVQIHANCRIRRVYFSDRLYSEDELPAEFKLYLPVQNKAKQ, from the exons ATGTTCAAGAACACGTTCCAGAGCggcttcctctccatcctctacAGCATCGGCAGCAAGCCCCTGCAGATCTGGGACAAAAAG GTACGGAATGGCCACATCAAAAGAATCACTGACAATGACATCCAGTCCCTGGTGCTAGAGATTGAAGGGACAAATGTCAG caccacatacatcacatgcCCTGCAGACCCCAAGAAGACACTGGGAATTAAACTGCCTTTCCTCGTCATGATCATCAAAAACCTGAAGAAGTATTTTACGTTTGAAGTCCAG GTACTAGATGACAAAAACGTTCGCCGACGGTTTCGAGCGAGTAACTACCAGAGCACCACCCGTGTCAAGCCTTTCATCTGTACCATGCCCATGCGGCTGGATGACGGCTGGAACCAGATTCAGTTCAATTTGTCTGATTTCACCCGGCGGGCGTACGGCACAAACTACATCGAGACCCTGAGAGTGCAG ATCCATGCAAACTGTCGTATCCGAAGGGTTTACTTCTCAGACAGACTCTACTCAGAAGATGAGCTGCCGGCAGAATTCAAACTGTATCTCCCTGTTCAGAACAAGGCCAAA CAATAA